One segment of Chionomys nivalis chromosome 1, mChiNiv1.1, whole genome shotgun sequence DNA contains the following:
- the Supt7l gene encoding STAGA complex 65 subunit gamma, whose product MLRYWGEIPIPSGQTNRSSFDLLPREFRLVEVHDPPLHQPSASKPKPPTMLDIPSEPCSLTIHTIQLIQHNRRLRSLIATAQTQNQQQTDGVKAEESEPLPSCPGSPPLPDDLQPLDCKNPNAPFQIRHSDPESDFYRGKGEPVTELSWHSCRQLLYQAVATILAHAGFDCANESVLETLTDVAHEYCLKFTKLLRFAVDREARLGQTPFPDVMEQVFHEVGIGSVLSLQEFWQHRIKDYHTYMLQISKQLSEEYERIVNPEKATEDTKPVKIKEEPVSDITFPVSEELEADLASGDQSLPIGVLGAQSERFPSNLEVEASPQASSAEVNASPLWNLAHVKMEPQESEEGNVSGHGVLGSDVFEEPMSGMSEAGIPQSPEDSDSSYGSHSTDSLMGSSPVFNQRCKKKMRKI is encoded by the exons ATGTTGAGATACTGGGGAGAGATACCCATCCCATCAGGACAGACCAACCGAAGTTCCTTTGATCTGCTCCCACGGGAGTTCCGCCTGGTGGAAGTCCATGACCCACCCCTGCACCAGCCCTCGGCCAGCAAGCCCAAACCCCCAACCATGCTGGATATCCCCTCAGAGCCGTGCAGCCTCACCATACACACCATCCAGTTGATCCAGCACAACCGACGCCTTCGCAGCCTCATTGCCACCGCTCAGACCCAGAATCAGCAGCAGACAGACGGTGTGAAGGCTGAGGAGAGTGAACCTCTTCCCTCCTGCCCTGGGTCACCTCCTCTCCCTGATGACCTCCAGCCTTTGGACTGTAAAAATCCCAATGCACCATTCCAGATCCGGCACAGTGACCCAGAGAGTGACTTTTACCG CGGAAAAGGAGAACCAGTGACTGAACTCAGCTGGCATTCCTGTCGGCAGCTCCTCTACCAAGCAGTGGCCACTATCTTGGCCCATGCGGGCTTTGATTGTGCTAACGAAAGTGTCCTGGAGACCCTAACTGATGTAGCACATGAGTACTGCCTCAAGTTCACCAAGTTGCTGCGCTTTGCCGTAGACCGGGAGGCCAGGCTGGGACAGACCCCTTTCCCTGATGTCATGGAGCAGGTGTTCCATGAAGTGGGGATTGGCAGCGTGCTCTCCCTGCAGGAGTTCTGGCAGCACCGCATCAAGGACTATCACACTTACATGCTACAG ATTAGCAAGCAGCTCTCTGAAGAGTATGAAAGGATTGTCAATCCTGAGAAGGCCACAGAAGACACTAAGCCTGTGAAGATCAAGGAGGAGCCTGTGAGTGACATCACGTTCCCTGTCAGTGAGGAGCTGGAAGCTGACCTTGCTTCTGGAGACCAGTCCTTACCCATTGGGGTCCTGGGAGCTCAGAGTGAGCGCTTCCCGTCCAACCTGGAGGTGGAGGCTTCGCCACAAGCTTCAA GTGCAGAGGTAAATGCTTCTCCTCTTTGGAACCTGGCTCATGTGAAAATGGAGCCTCAAGAAAGTGAAGAAGGCAATGTGTCTGGGCATGGCGTGTTGGGCAGTGATGTCTTTGAGGAGCCAATGTCAGGCATGAGTGAAGCTGGAATCCCTCAGAGCCCTGAGGACTCGGACAGCAGCTATGGTTCCCACTCCACTGACAGCCTCATGGGGTCCTCCCCCGTTTTCAACCAGCGCTGCaagaagaagatgaggaagattTAG